In Brevibacillus brevis, a genomic segment contains:
- the fabI gene encoding enoyl-ACP reductase FabI: MNTLLQGKNIVVMGVANHRSIAWGIAQSLHDAGANLIFTYQGERLRENVAELSAKLGKESLLVACDVTKDEDVEAAFAAIRERVGVIHGLAHCIAFAKTEELEGEYVNTSREGYALAQDISAYSLVAVARAARPLMTEGGSIVTMTYLGGERAVPNYNVMGVAKAALDASVRYLANDLGKENIRVNAISAGPIRTLAAKGIRNFNSVLKEMEEKAPLRRTIDQSEVGDTALFLFSHLSRGITGEILHVDAGYNIIGG; this comes from the coding sequence ATGAATACATTGTTACAGGGGAAGAACATCGTAGTCATGGGAGTGGCGAACCACCGCAGCATTGCTTGGGGAATCGCCCAATCGCTTCACGACGCAGGCGCCAATCTGATTTTTACCTATCAGGGAGAGCGCCTGCGCGAGAATGTCGCGGAGCTTTCCGCCAAGCTCGGCAAGGAGTCGCTGCTGGTGGCCTGTGACGTCACCAAGGATGAAGATGTCGAGGCGGCTTTCGCTGCCATCAGGGAGCGGGTGGGTGTCATCCACGGACTGGCCCACTGCATCGCCTTCGCCAAGACGGAAGAACTGGAAGGCGAGTACGTCAATACCTCGCGTGAAGGCTACGCATTGGCGCAGGACATCAGCGCGTACTCGCTGGTGGCCGTGGCCAGAGCCGCTCGTCCGCTGATGACAGAGGGCGGCAGCATTGTCACGATGACCTACTTGGGCGGCGAGCGCGCTGTCCCCAACTACAATGTCATGGGTGTCGCCAAGGCGGCGCTGGATGCCTCCGTTCGCTATTTGGCAAACGACCTGGGGAAAGAAAACATCCGCGTCAACGCCATTTCGGCCGGCCCGATACGCACATTGGCCGCGAAAGGAATCCGCAACTTCAACTCGGTACTCAAAGAAATGGAAGAGAAGGCGCCACTTCGCCGGACCATCGATCAATCCGAAGTGGGCGATACCGCTCTGTTCCTGTTTAGCCACCTGTCCCGCGGGATCACGGGTGAAATCCTGCATGTGGACGCAGGCTACAACATCATCGGCGGTTGA
- a CDS encoding ZIP family metal transporter, translating into MSSVFWIVLLSAAAASSIGGLMLCMRAWSEESLFAMISAGAGLLLAITLLDLLPHVLEGENHRMMPFVLVGFAVLFAIEAMGKSGGDLGSTGVIGVLTGFLLHAFVEGVSLTASLRMDTQVGVSVLFAMLLHKIPDGVTVASLLLAATRSRRMAFWGATSLGIATVVGACSMGAVERMFPPDWSPVMLALTTGIFLYVSASHLVPYIQHARRAQLGVYFFGAILAYMLLTAYLSGSHAHV; encoded by the coding sequence ATGTCGTCTGTTTTTTGGATTGTCTTGCTGTCTGCTGCGGCGGCCAGCAGTATCGGAGGGCTGATGCTCTGCATGCGCGCCTGGTCGGAGGAATCGCTTTTCGCCATGATCAGCGCGGGGGCGGGCCTGCTCTTGGCCATCACGCTGCTGGACCTTTTGCCGCATGTGCTGGAGGGGGAAAACCATCGGATGATGCCGTTTGTCCTGGTCGGATTTGCCGTCCTGTTCGCTATCGAGGCGATGGGCAAATCGGGAGGAGACCTTGGATCGACGGGGGTCATCGGGGTATTGACCGGGTTTTTGCTGCACGCTTTCGTGGAAGGCGTCTCCTTGACCGCGAGCCTCCGCATGGACACGCAAGTCGGCGTATCGGTTTTGTTCGCGATGCTGCTGCACAAGATTCCGGACGGGGTGACGGTCGCATCCCTGCTGCTTGCGGCTACACGTTCCCGGCGAATGGCTTTCTGGGGGGCTACCTCGCTCGGAATCGCTACCGTCGTGGGGGCGTGCAGCATGGGTGCGGTGGAGCGGATGTTTCCCCCTGATTGGTCGCCGGTGATGCTGGCGCTCACGACCGGAATTTTTTTATACGTATCCGCCAGCCACCTCGTCCCCTATATCCAGCATGCGAGGAGAGCGCAGCTTGGCGTGTACTTTTTCGGGGCGATACTGGCTTACATGCTGCTGACGGCGTACTTGTCGGGAAGCCATGCGCATGTATAA
- a CDS encoding MerR family transcriptional regulator, whose amino-acid sequence MDVQVWMASKEVADRLDVHVRTLRNWLDLFVPAHERLKNPQGHYLISETGFALLKEVKERKDNGNSSLRDIQRQLIEEGRIPEEMLLAEELTAAEETAVTVSAPAKPQTGLGEIEMSVHEALQKFQHELTQLGSLNHMQSTILQKIADIEERQESLRLEMRRVTFEMDLMQQRLTRRKERYARHEPRWSLNPFRWFTRSDRAAEQ is encoded by the coding sequence ATGGATGTACAAGTTTGGATGGCTTCAAAAGAGGTAGCTGATCGCCTTGATGTACACGTTCGCACACTGCGCAACTGGCTGGACTTGTTCGTGCCGGCACACGAGCGACTGAAAAATCCACAGGGTCACTATTTGATCAGCGAAACAGGCTTCGCCCTATTGAAGGAAGTAAAGGAACGGAAAGATAATGGGAACAGCTCCCTTCGCGACATTCAGCGGCAGCTCATCGAAGAAGGACGGATCCCGGAAGAAATGCTGCTGGCCGAGGAACTGACCGCGGCGGAAGAGACCGCCGTCACTGTCTCCGCTCCGGCGAAGCCGCAAACCGGGCTGGGCGAAATCGAGATGAGCGTCCACGAGGCCCTGCAAAAATTCCAGCATGAACTGACGCAGCTCGGCTCCCTGAACCATATGCAGTCGACGATCTTGCAAAAAATCGCGGACATCGAAGAGCGGCAGGAGTCCCTGCGCCTGGAGATGCGCCGCGTGACCTTTGAAATGGATCTGATGCAGCAGCGTCTGACGCGGCGCAAAGAACGGTACGCCCGCCACGAGCCACGCTGGTCGCTAAATCCATTCCGCTGGTTTACCCGGTCCGATCGGGCAGCAGAGCAATAA
- a CDS encoding TerC family protein, whose amino-acid sequence MSVFFSSLLLIITINIVLSGDNAVVIAIACRKLAPQQRKKAILWGTFLAVIVRVIATVLAVYLLKIPYLYVIGGLILLWISYNLLKEEEEDNRIESTEDLVQAVKTIVVADVMMGLDNVLAIAGAARGNLLLIVLGLVISVPLMVFGSQLILKAMERFAWLVYVGSAVLAWAAVNMIVTEPVVAKWLAQWGALGTTILKTGIVAVVLLLGYWQRSRHSREHAGE is encoded by the coding sequence ATGTCCGTTTTTTTCTCGTCTCTGTTGCTCATTATTACCATCAATATCGTCCTGAGTGGCGACAATGCCGTCGTGATTGCCATAGCCTGCCGAAAGCTCGCGCCACAGCAGAGAAAAAAGGCGATTCTCTGGGGGACCTTCCTCGCGGTGATCGTGCGCGTAATCGCGACCGTGCTGGCCGTCTACCTGCTGAAGATCCCTTACCTGTATGTGATCGGCGGCCTCATTCTGCTCTGGATCAGCTACAACCTGCTGAAGGAAGAGGAGGAGGATAACCGGATCGAATCGACTGAGGATCTGGTACAAGCGGTCAAAACGATTGTGGTGGCGGATGTGATGATGGGGTTGGACAACGTGCTGGCGATTGCGGGGGCGGCGCGCGGCAACCTTCTGCTGATCGTGCTGGGCCTTGTCATCAGCGTCCCGTTGATGGTGTTCGGCAGCCAGCTGATCCTGAAGGCGATGGAACGATTTGCGTGGTTGGTGTATGTGGGATCGGCCGTGCTGGCGTGGGCAGCCGTCAACATGATCGTCACCGAACCGGTAGTGGCAAAATGGCTCGCGCAGTGGGGAGCGCTGGGGACGACGATTCTCAAGACAGGGATCGTAGCGGTGGTTCTCCTGCTCGGATACTGGCAGCGAAGCCGGCACAGCCGGGAGCATGCGGGGGAATGA
- a CDS encoding ADP-heptose synthase has protein sequence MSKQFVTEAIMLAIYGELMSPSQPVEYLIPASTIYELDEFIQSPEPIMPNIGDDQYVRKIMQEMSQFFHDPFNRKRLEKGLIAPWSKVPFTFPNGVTLTIVKVEDNAMWGEIFDPVETQLLLTSMRFEIPLITDQPDYQDRILEYIVPVQFYDVDDFEFALEQGISLTELREP, from the coding sequence ATGTCGAAACAATTCGTTACCGAGGCGATCATGCTGGCTATCTACGGGGAACTGATGTCCCCATCGCAACCGGTAGAATATCTGATACCCGCATCGACAATCTATGAATTGGACGAATTTATCCAAAGCCCGGAACCAATCATGCCGAACATCGGTGACGATCAATATGTCCGAAAGATCATGCAGGAGATGAGCCAGTTTTTCCACGATCCGTTCAACCGCAAACGGCTGGAGAAAGGCTTGATCGCTCCGTGGTCCAAAGTCCCGTTTACTTTCCCGAACGGCGTCACCCTGACGATCGTCAAGGTCGAAGACAACGCGATGTGGGGGGAAATTTTTGATCCCGTCGAGACACAGCTATTGCTTACGTCCATGCGATTTGAAATCCCGCTGATCACCGACCAGCCGGATTATCAGGATCGGATTTTGGAATACATCGTACCCGTTCAATTTTATGATGTGGACGACTTCGAATTCGCCCTGGAGCAAGGGATATCACTGACCGAACTGCGGGAGCCGTAG
- a CDS encoding chemotaxis protein CheW: protein MELTKQTQGAKWDTEGAAAQSILFKMGNEFYGLSISLVREIIKPLPITRFPKSPPYVEGVVDLRGRILPIINLRKMFGLEPVAETDDTRFVDLQLEGLDVGIIVESVSEVMNIPERLIEAAPPIVAGVEGKYLQGIARLDDKLIMLLDVNEIFGQWKKKS, encoded by the coding sequence ATGGAACTGACGAAACAAACGCAAGGAGCGAAGTGGGACACGGAGGGAGCTGCCGCTCAATCCATCCTGTTCAAAATGGGGAACGAATTTTATGGACTGTCCATATCCCTGGTGCGCGAAATCATCAAGCCGCTCCCGATCACTCGTTTTCCCAAATCCCCGCCGTACGTGGAAGGAGTCGTCGATCTGCGCGGACGGATCTTGCCGATCATCAACCTGCGGAAAATGTTTGGCCTCGAGCCTGTCGCGGAAACCGATGATACCCGCTTTGTCGACTTGCAGCTCGAAGGCCTCGACGTCGGCATCATCGTCGAATCGGTATCGGAAGTGATGAACATTCCGGAGCGCCTGATCGAAGCAGCTCCTCCCATCGTGGCCGGAGTTGAGGGCAAATACTTGCAAGGGATCGCCCGTCTGGACGACAAGCTGATCATGCTGCTGGACGTAAATGAAATCTTTGGACAGTGGAAAAAGAAATCCTAA
- a CDS encoding M23 family metallopeptidase, translating to MIRQDLIKRAAWIPKAFLEGIYTPIYEACSDSFREQLSLEEFSTFSAQFHQEVKQYQELPASIVPWGNAVRYVWVDESGENGMSAAIDANGTILGLRLAHLSRFPETDDAPTKGIYQLPFHGEWFTYWGGANELLNYHYAYPSQRYAFDFLVMRDGYTYAGDPLRNESYFAFGQPILAPAAGKVLKVSDAVLDNELVGAVNERYAAGNFVEIDHGNGEYSLLAHLQHGSVTLKPGDSVEQGQVVGRCGNSGNSSEPHLHYQVSDSSDLLHSKSLPIRFATVPHVIQGMTVQGQKKVDDYV from the coding sequence ATGATTAGACAGGACCTGATCAAACGGGCGGCATGGATCCCAAAAGCGTTTCTTGAGGGGATATATACACCTATCTACGAAGCATGCAGCGATTCGTTTCGCGAGCAGCTCAGCCTGGAAGAGTTCAGTACCTTCTCCGCTCAATTTCATCAAGAGGTGAAACAATACCAGGAGCTGCCCGCCTCGATCGTGCCGTGGGGCAATGCCGTGCGCTACGTGTGGGTCGACGAGAGCGGAGAAAACGGAATGTCCGCCGCCATCGACGCAAACGGCACCATCCTCGGCCTGCGGCTCGCCCACTTGAGCCGTTTCCCGGAAACGGATGATGCACCGACCAAAGGAATCTATCAATTGCCATTCCACGGAGAGTGGTTTACGTACTGGGGCGGTGCCAATGAGCTGCTGAACTACCATTACGCCTATCCGAGCCAGCGGTACGCCTTCGACTTTCTCGTCATGCGCGACGGATACACCTATGCCGGCGATCCGCTGCGCAACGAGAGCTACTTCGCCTTCGGCCAGCCCATTCTGGCACCGGCAGCAGGAAAGGTCCTCAAAGTATCCGATGCCGTTTTGGACAATGAGCTGGTCGGCGCTGTCAATGAACGGTACGCTGCCGGCAATTTCGTCGAGATCGATCACGGCAACGGGGAGTACAGTCTGCTCGCCCATCTTCAGCACGGCTCCGTCACCTTGAAGCCGGGCGATTCGGTCGAGCAGGGACAAGTCGTAGGCCGCTGCGGCAACTCCGGTAATTCAAGCGAGCCTCACCTGCATTATCAAGTGTCGGATTCCTCCGATCTGTTGCATTCTAAGTCCTTGCCGATCCGGTTTGCCACTGTCCCGCACGTCATTCAGGGCATGACCGTACAAGGGCAAAAAAAAGTGGATGACTATGTGTAG
- the thpR gene encoding RNA 2',3'-cyclic phosphodiesterase: MRLFVALDIPQHAAAYIADVQQRLRQDLTADRWQSLQNLHLTLHFLGEVPESLLPAICEDMDIVSAIIQPFTLRVGGFGAFPHAEHPRVLWLGLRGQTDPLKQLHLLLGKRFDLHEGLSYDQKKYKPHITLARGPRVQGNGLPLMEWNERYLAIESPRWEVKHVHLYQSELKPEGAVHTILHSSTFDKDHSKKQAGPE; encoded by the coding sequence ATGCGTCTATTCGTTGCACTGGACATTCCGCAGCACGCCGCTGCATACATCGCCGACGTTCAGCAAAGGCTGAGGCAGGATTTGACGGCCGATCGCTGGCAATCGCTGCAAAACTTGCATCTGACCCTGCATTTTTTGGGCGAGGTACCTGAGTCACTGCTGCCAGCCATCTGCGAGGACATGGACATCGTCAGCGCCATCATCCAGCCGTTTACGTTGCGAGTAGGTGGATTCGGCGCGTTTCCCCATGCCGAGCATCCCCGTGTGCTTTGGCTTGGCTTGCGCGGCCAGACAGATCCGCTCAAGCAGCTGCATCTTCTGCTCGGCAAGCGTTTTGACCTCCATGAAGGCTTGAGCTACGACCAAAAAAAGTACAAGCCGCACATTACGCTCGCACGCGGCCCGCGTGTGCAGGGAAACGGCTTGCCGCTGATGGAGTGGAACGAGCGGTACCTGGCCATCGAATCGCCCCGCTGGGAAGTGAAGCACGTGCATTTGTACCAATCCGAGCTGAAGCCGGAAGGAGCTGTCCATACGATTCTCCATTCAAGCACGTTTGACAAAGATCACAGCAAAAAACAAGCGGGTCCTGAATAG
- the surE gene encoding 5'/3'-nucleotidase SurE, whose product MLRILITNDDGIDALGIKRLAEALLTLEGADIYLVAPQEEKSGVGHGLTLRSALDPQERDFYGLPVKAWAINGNPADCVKAAYHLLFEDGQKPDIVFSGINVGTNLGRDIYYSGTCSGAREAVILGVPGVALSYDNWFDQENYGEVTEMIQPLVREFAEQAKKGVLPENVFWNVNIPHVPQAQIKGIVPASLSLNHYEDKYSKEEEGYFLMREYPEAEPPAELLDYDLVKSGYIAVTPVHIDATDKALLKEMGEWSFVKSWGKREG is encoded by the coding sequence ATGTTGCGTATTTTGATCACGAATGACGACGGCATTGATGCGCTGGGCATCAAGCGGCTGGCGGAAGCGCTGCTGACCTTGGAGGGCGCGGACATATACCTCGTAGCTCCCCAGGAAGAAAAAAGCGGCGTAGGCCACGGCTTGACGTTACGCAGCGCATTGGACCCGCAGGAACGCGACTTCTACGGTCTTCCGGTCAAGGCATGGGCCATCAACGGGAATCCCGCCGACTGTGTGAAGGCGGCCTACCACCTGCTTTTTGAAGACGGACAAAAGCCGGACATCGTCTTTTCCGGCATCAACGTCGGGACAAATCTGGGACGTGACATTTATTACTCGGGTACGTGCAGCGGGGCTCGAGAGGCAGTCATCCTCGGCGTCCCGGGCGTCGCTCTCTCGTACGACAACTGGTTCGATCAGGAAAACTACGGCGAGGTGACCGAGATGATTCAGCCGCTAGTCCGGGAATTCGCCGAGCAAGCGAAAAAAGGCGTCCTGCCGGAAAACGTGTTCTGGAACGTGAATATTCCGCATGTGCCGCAAGCACAGATAAAGGGCATCGTGCCTGCCTCCCTGTCACTGAACCATTACGAAGACAAATACAGCAAGGAAGAAGAGGGCTACTTCCTGATGCGGGAATACCCGGAAGCCGAGCCGCCAGCCGAGCTGCTCGATTACGACCTGGTCAAGAGCGGTTACATCGCAGTCACGCCTGTCCATATCGATGCGACGGACAAGGCTCTCCTGAAGGAAATGGGCGAATGGTCGTTCGTGAAATCGTGGGGGAAACGCGAGGGATAA
- a CDS encoding DUF533 domain-containing protein, giving the protein MEKDKQILFASIRLMICVGHADGYIGNKEVNRIHEMVNSEHFTLKERQILMDDMDYPKRPEDIVRDLVDLSQTEKLVMMRKLYHMALIDRKLSPKESKEIARIACLIGISEEKQAQVEEWIIDGIKWRERWNEIVAE; this is encoded by the coding sequence ATGGAAAAGGACAAACAGATCTTGTTTGCATCCATTCGTTTGATGATATGCGTCGGTCACGCCGACGGTTATATAGGAAATAAAGAAGTGAACCGCATTCATGAAATGGTGAATTCCGAGCATTTTACCTTGAAGGAACGACAAATCTTGATGGATGACATGGATTATCCGAAGCGCCCGGAGGACATCGTCCGCGATCTGGTCGATCTGTCTCAAACCGAAAAGCTGGTGATGATGCGCAAGCTCTATCACATGGCTCTGATTGACCGCAAGCTGTCTCCGAAAGAGTCCAAAGAGATCGCGCGGATTGCGTGCCTGATTGGCATTTCGGAGGAAAAGCAGGCGCAGGTGGAAGAGTGGATCATCGACGGTATCAAATGGCGGGAACGCTGGAACGAGATCGTCGCCGAATAG
- a CDS encoding ABC transporter substrate-binding protein — MSLQLVEQYVRLCTGCPALEPGTRVEISLAQVADILCCTLRNATLTLKKMQNLGWLMWQPGRGRGHLSSLTCFIGPSDLVFSTAKELVQRGEIHASRQLIGDYQNRWPGLEDSYARWMSSQFGLSRGAKGTRGGDRVDTLRLFVDRPFGSLDPVSVLLRSQTHLVKQIFDTLVRFDPVTRTIEPQLAFSWDVDEAGRQWIFYLRKGVLFHHGLPLTAEDVCFSLRRLMDKPSLHRWLLRTVEDVRPLDDYTVAVMLKHPDDLLLHALSKEYAAIVPRGYSQEMGESFPALPVGSGPFKVVRNDDSMLVLEAFQSHFAGRPFLDRVELWCVPGLADETAKKQVQLLENDGRAQIAQQRRHPDWHGLSRREQCFQYVSLNGRKPGVLQQPAFRQALASLLDGSEMRADLQGSRHPVEGWGDAGLIAVAAEAVAVNVGMVAKECGYTGEPLRMYTYPDPDHEEDALWIQKRCAASGIVVEIVYAKPEDLAKPELLQRADLVLDSANVDEREELSLLELVFAETLSIYHHLDEAGRSMIAELAAKERQAAMNGILTVLRERNVLVPLYSNRIEREVHPRLCGLSLDSYGWIDYSRVFVRFQEM; from the coding sequence ATGAGCTTGCAGCTGGTTGAACAATACGTGCGGCTGTGTACGGGCTGTCCGGCTCTCGAACCCGGTACCCGTGTGGAAATATCGCTGGCCCAAGTGGCGGATATTCTCTGCTGCACCTTGCGCAATGCGACGTTGACCTTGAAAAAAATGCAGAACCTGGGCTGGCTCATGTGGCAGCCAGGGCGGGGGCGCGGCCATCTGTCGTCGCTCACGTGTTTCATCGGGCCGTCCGACCTGGTGTTTTCCACTGCCAAGGAGCTGGTGCAAAGAGGGGAGATTCACGCCTCCCGCCAGTTGATCGGGGATTATCAAAACCGGTGGCCTGGACTTGAGGACAGCTACGCGCGGTGGATGAGCAGCCAGTTTGGACTAAGCCGCGGCGCGAAGGGAACGAGGGGCGGCGATCGGGTCGATACGCTTCGCTTGTTCGTCGACCGCCCCTTTGGCTCGCTCGACCCTGTGAGTGTTTTGCTGCGTTCGCAAACGCATTTGGTCAAACAAATCTTCGATACGCTCGTCCGTTTCGATCCCGTCACCCGCACCATTGAGCCCCAGCTTGCCTTTTCCTGGGACGTCGACGAAGCGGGCAGACAATGGATCTTCTACTTGCGAAAAGGGGTCTTGTTCCACCACGGACTGCCTCTGACGGCGGAGGATGTGTGCTTTTCCCTGCGCCGCCTGATGGACAAGCCATCCTTGCATCGCTGGCTGCTCAGGACGGTCGAGGATGTGCGGCCGCTGGACGACTATACGGTGGCAGTCATGTTGAAGCACCCGGATGATCTCCTCCTCCATGCGCTGAGCAAGGAGTACGCAGCGATCGTCCCTCGCGGCTACTCCCAAGAGATGGGGGAGTCGTTCCCGGCTCTTCCGGTTGGGTCGGGTCCGTTCAAGGTGGTCCGAAACGACGACTCCATGCTCGTTCTCGAGGCGTTCCAATCACATTTTGCAGGGCGTCCGTTTCTCGACCGGGTGGAGCTGTGGTGTGTGCCTGGATTGGCGGATGAAACCGCCAAAAAGCAAGTGCAGCTCCTGGAGAACGACGGGAGGGCACAAATTGCCCAGCAGCGGAGACATCCAGACTGGCACGGCTTGTCCCGCCGGGAACAGTGCTTTCAATACGTCAGCCTGAATGGCAGAAAGCCCGGAGTATTGCAGCAGCCAGCCTTTCGTCAGGCATTGGCGAGCCTTTTGGATGGAAGCGAGATGCGTGCCGATCTGCAAGGCTCACGGCATCCCGTAGAAGGCTGGGGAGATGCGGGCCTTATTGCAGTCGCGGCTGAAGCAGTGGCCGTGAACGTGGGAATGGTAGCGAAGGAGTGCGGTTATACGGGCGAGCCGCTGCGCATGTACACGTATCCGGATCCAGACCACGAGGAGGATGCGCTGTGGATACAGAAGAGATGTGCGGCGAGCGGGATTGTGGTCGAAATCGTGTATGCCAAGCCCGAAGACCTGGCGAAGCCCGAGCTTTTGCAAAGAGCCGATCTGGTTTTGGACAGCGCCAATGTCGACGAACGGGAAGAGCTGTCCTTGCTGGAGCTGGTCTTTGCCGAGACGCTGAGCATTTATCATCATCTGGATGAGGCGGGCCGCTCGATGATCGCGGAGCTTGCCGCGAAGGAACGCCAAGCTGCGATGAACGGAATCCTGACCGTCCTTCGCGAGCGGAATGTTTTGGTTCCATTGTATTCGAACCGGATTGAAAGGGAGGTTCACCCACGCCTTTGTGGGCTCTCGCTGGATTCGTACGGATGGATTGACTATTCTCGTGTTTTTGTGCGATTTCAAGAGATGTAA
- a CDS encoding MFS transporter, with protein sequence MNLFPRTLERLFSAYPPLLWVRLFGETLTSASSAMIAPFLVLYLSDHLGGSVPLTMIIIGLQPFSEILLTLLAGSVTDRFRRKTIMLVSLLIQGTAMFAMSWAESMAAFAFLYVLNGAGRSLFIPASRAHLADSIRTDQMAGAFALLSTASSIGASLGPLAGVLLYRYDPSLAFLFTSLSLLLYAAAVWWKVPHTRQAMAAAEESHPAFSTRSLPAYRPALAIMLLSLPVSLFYAQTETNLQLHFKETMADYLQTLATLASVKGILLIALEFWLVKWTQHLPARLLVSGSYLCFAAVAIGYALFDTLPALLALQLVWVVGESIGLTQLLTFVSRIAPPSMRGRYYAITGTHWDISRTCGPLLGSYVLLHFGGSALFAIVALALLVGSMAIYAYLRQKEKAFPLKQEGGFH encoded by the coding sequence ATGAACCTCTTTCCAAGAACACTCGAACGACTTTTTTCCGCCTATCCGCCGCTCCTGTGGGTCCGCCTGTTCGGAGAAACGCTCACGTCCGCTTCCAGCGCGATGATCGCCCCGTTTTTGGTCCTGTATCTCAGCGACCACCTCGGCGGCTCTGTTCCCTTGACCATGATCATCATTGGACTTCAGCCCTTCTCGGAAATTTTGCTGACCCTGCTGGCGGGCAGCGTGACCGACCGCTTCCGGCGCAAGACGATCATGCTCGTCTCCCTGCTCATACAGGGTACCGCCATGTTTGCCATGTCCTGGGCCGAGTCGATGGCAGCGTTCGCCTTTCTCTACGTGCTCAACGGGGCAGGACGCTCGCTCTTCATCCCGGCCAGCCGGGCCCATCTCGCCGATTCCATCCGGACGGATCAGATGGCGGGCGCTTTCGCCCTGCTGAGCACGGCCAGCAGTATCGGTGCCTCGCTCGGCCCTTTGGCCGGCGTACTCCTCTACCGGTACGATCCGTCACTCGCCTTTTTGTTTACGTCCTTATCCTTGCTTCTGTACGCGGCCGCTGTCTGGTGGAAGGTGCCGCACACGCGCCAGGCCATGGCGGCGGCTGAAGAGTCGCATCCCGCCTTTTCCACCCGATCGCTGCCTGCGTATCGCCCGGCTCTCGCCATCATGCTCTTGTCCTTGCCCGTCAGCCTGTTCTACGCGCAGACGGAAACCAATCTGCAGCTTCATTTCAAGGAGACGATGGCTGACTATTTGCAAACGCTGGCGACACTGGCTTCCGTAAAAGGCATCCTGCTGATTGCCCTGGAGTTTTGGTTGGTCAAATGGACTCAGCATCTGCCCGCCAGGCTGCTCGTCTCGGGCTCGTACCTTTGTTTTGCGGCTGTCGCGATCGGATACGCCCTGTTCGACACACTCCCGGCTCTCCTGGCCTTGCAGCTCGTCTGGGTCGTAGGAGAGAGCATCGGGCTGACGCAGCTGTTGACCTTCGTCTCCCGCATCGCTCCTCCGTCCATGCGAGGCCGCTACTACGCCATTACCGGCACGCACTGGGATATCTCCCGCACATGCGGGCCGTTGCTCGGGAGCTACGTCCTGCTCCATTTCGGCGGAAGCGCGCTGTTTGCCATCGTCGCGCTGGCGCTTCTCGTCGGCAGCATGGCGATCTACGCCTACCTGCGTCAAAAAGAAAAAGCCTTCCCGTTAAAACAGGAAGGCGGTTTTCACTAA
- a CDS encoding ABC transporter ATP-binding protein translates to MLNISGVHKIFNAGTVNEKIALRNVNLNVKPGDFITVIGSNGAGKSTLMNIISGGMLPDGGSISIDGKDVTRMGEHQRAGLIGRVFQDPMAGTAPNMTIEENLAIALGRGKRRTLSFGVNNQKRELFREQLKQLDQGLENRLKTKVGFLSGGQRQALSLLMATFTEPKILLLDEHTAALDPKRAQLIVELTEKIVERHNLTTIMVTHNMEQALNMGNRLLMMHDGGIILDIPDEKKRTMKPQDLLRAFETARGGESLNEDRFLLS, encoded by the coding sequence ATGCTTAACATTTCTGGTGTCCATAAAATATTCAACGCAGGAACGGTAAACGAAAAGATCGCCCTGCGCAACGTGAATCTGAACGTGAAGCCGGGTGATTTCATCACTGTCATTGGAAGTAACGGGGCCGGGAAATCCACCTTGATGAACATCATCTCCGGCGGAATGCTGCCGGATGGAGGCAGCATCAGTATCGACGGAAAAGATGTGACCCGCATGGGCGAGCACCAGCGAGCCGGATTGATCGGTCGCGTCTTCCAGGATCCGATGGCGGGGACCGCTCCCAATATGACGATCGAAGAAAATCTGGCAATCGCGCTTGGGAGAGGGAAGCGCCGCACACTGTCCTTCGGAGTAAACAATCAGAAGCGGGAGCTGTTCCGCGAGCAGCTGAAGCAGCTGGACCAAGGGCTCGAGAATCGCCTCAAGACAAAAGTGGGCTTTCTCTCGGGCGGACAGCGGCAAGCGCTCAGCCTGCTGATGGCGACGTTTACCGAGCCGAAGATCCTGCTGCTTGACGAACATACCGCAGCGCTGGACCCTAAGCGTGCGCAGCTGATTGTAGAGCTGACGGAGAAGATCGTGGAGCGTCACAACCTGACGACGATCATGGTCACCCACAACATGGAGCAGGCGCTGAATATGGGCAACCGGCTCCTGATGATGCATGACGGGGGCATCATCCTCGATATCCCGGATGAGAAAAAACGCACGATGAAACCGCAGGACCTGCTGCGCGCCTTTGAAACAGCCCGCGGCGGAGAGAGTTTAAACGAAGACCGCTTCTTGCTCAGCTAG